The nucleotide window gctaaaagtactagtggcctaggtttgtgtaacattgctcctagaattgtttaggagagctctagctagcccggcacctttattgcataattgttatctttgtaaggtgctagtgaacacatatagtggggtatagtcttgattagaccgatagtcttaattccgcatttatatcggttagccgacgcgattaagttttagaaaagactattcaccctccctctagtcgccatctcgacccttcacatgGGAAGGAGCAGTGCGGGAAGGGCCGGCCACGTGGGAGAGATGTCGGAGTAGGTGCTTTATGCTGGGGAGGGAGCAGGGAAGAGAGAGCGCCCTGCTACGGGACCTTACGACGACGGGGTTGGACGGAGGTGCAGCGCGGTGAGGGGCTTGGAGCAGCTGAGGAGGACACCACAGCCCCAGTGgagaatttttctttttttagaggCTAGTCCGCTGACAGGAGGGTGACAGAACTGGGAGCCCCATGGCTGAGCGTTTTCGacctattaagcctaattaattcatcattagcacaaaTTTATCTTAGCACCATATtgttaaatcatgaactaattatgcttaatagattcatctcgcacTTAGCCCTtatttatgtaattagttttataattaatctatatttaatatttctaattagtatctaaacatccgATGCGATGGGTTAATAAACTTTAGCCCCCTAGTATGCAAACGGGGCCTTAAAACATCGCACTATGCAACACAGCCTCTGTTGGGTTTGAGCTAAAGAAAAACTTTGTTGGGTTTTGCTGTGGTAGTCTTAAATAACCGTGGACCGTTGATCTGGATAATTATTAGCACATATTACTTTCTATAGTTTGAGAAATAGAAAAAATAAGGAAAATATCTATCAAACAGATCTAAACAAATCTGACGTGCATGAGTCTGTAGTAATTTCAGAAAACATTTTGATTTCGATTGAACGAAAATGTTCCCTGTTTCAAACAAAGGCTACGTTAGTCAATACTAGGCCGGATATCAGAGTTGAGCAGCCACATGCGTAGCTGCCCGTCGAAGTGATGCTCCGTCTTCTCCTTCAAGGATCTCAGATTCACACAGACTTTTCACGGAAGGAATAAAGACAACTGAAGTATTTGCACGAGGCTTGCGGCCATGGAGAAGTACTTGAGAAACCCTTGCTTTCCCTTAGCTTTGTGTGCAAACGAAAACATATAAATGCATCTTGCATTCTTGCTCCTCTGAACCATGCTTCCTCTAGCCGGTAAATGCTGCAGCAGCTACCAATGGATCATGGTGgcggtagcagcagcagcagctggcgtGGGTGTCGCGACAAGGAGAGCAGCTACGGCCACTGTCCTCCTCACTCAGCTAGATGCCTCTGCCTCTACCTGCTCCTATCGCTCACCCTcttgctcgccgtcgccgccgcgctgctcgcCGTCTTCGTCACGAGGCTCAAGAAGCCGGCCTTCTACCTGCAGTCCATCCAGATGGACAGGTCCTTCAGCCTGACGTCGTCGAACCGCAGCGCGGACGGGACGGCGGCGCCGTGCGCGGTGGCGTCGCTGGTGTTCGCGGCGCAGAACCTGAACGGGATCGGGATACGGTACGGCGCGACGGTGCTGGACGTGGCGTACGCGAACGAGTCGGTGGGCGCCATGGACGTGCCGGCGCTCTACCAGCCCCCGCGGAGTGCCAACGTGACGGTGCTCATGCACGCCGTGCTCGCGCAGCGGAACGTGACACGGCTCCTCGTGAGCGAGCTGTCGGCGCAGAGGAGCTACATGGAGATCAGGGTCGCCGGGCGCATCGACGCCCGGACGCACATCATGAACTTCCCTCTTCCGAAAGTTCAGGTTCTGACTCCACGCACACTCTTCTCTTCTATGTAGTGatttcaaagtttttttttaaaaacaactGTCTTGTACTTACATCATCTGAAGTTCTTTGCTTGTTTTCTGAAATTTAACCCTTTTTTTTTGCAGTTTTCGCTGGATTGTAGATTTGGAACTAACTACACCGACATTGTGCTACGGGAAGGAATCGAGTCCGTGATGACACGCAAGGTATTTGCCTGCAGCATAATGTTTTGTGGTATTGTTCAGACGCGCATGCTTCTGTCACACGATTGATCTGAAATTTAGTAGCGCGGTAATTCCTTCTGCAGGCTCTCCTCGTATCTTCACTGCCCCATCTCTCGCAAAAGTGCTCTATCAAGATTAACATGAGGCCAAGACGAGCAAAGGGAAGAAGTCTTGATGATTTAGGTTGCTGATATTAATGCCTCACAGATTCTTTTTACGTCTATGGCCATTTTTAACTTAGGGGGAGAAGAATTCTTTTCAGTGTCTCAAGATGTAAATACACGTGATTTGGTCACTGTAACTGTTCATTTCCATCTACTACAATTAGTATTCCCTTCAGTCAGAATTACTTTTGTCAATTGTCATCAAAAGTAAATGTCGTTTTACCTTTCAAGCACTGAACAACAGCCTGAAGTTTGTGTCCTTTTTGAAAAAGATATCTAGAATTCTAGATGTACTGAAATTTGAGCAGCCGGGTATTCTTCAGCGCATTCACACGAGGTGAAGAAAAGCACACTACGGGATGGTCTGTTAGGCGTCGACGGAAACTGTGTTATGTGTTTTGCTTGGGTGTTCAAGTAACTCTTGGGGTTAGTGTGGGGGTGATCTAGGCGAGGTTGGGAGTTGAGAATACGTGGGGGTGCTTGTGCATGACTTAGGTGCGAGAAAAACTATGGGAGATAGGGTTTGGCCTAAGCTTCATTTATGCTAAGGTGTGTGCTCTATGCTAGGATTGATCTTGAGACAAAGGTTTTTTTAGACTGTACAATACAACGCAGATGTCCACAACATACATGCACACTCACCCTTATGAACACATGTACGCAAACCCTACTTCTatgagcaccttcgaaggactCAACCAACAGATCTCGAGATTCATAAAGTCACCACAGACGCCTCGCTGTCGAGGGGGACAtcgtctaccactgaaagcatagcgccgttaaatccaGGAATAAATCCAGCAAAATGCGAGCACCCGTGCCAAGACGAGAacttgaactcgggtgtgtaggttccaccacaaggagCCTAACCAACTAATGAAGAACTTACCCATGGTGACTTAGATCTTGTGGTCACCTAGCTCAAGCTCATCTATCATGGAGTCCCCACACCCTAGACAGAGATCTCCAAGATTGAAGATGATGGGAGGATCACTTGAGAGAAAGACTTCTTCATGCAAGGACACATGGGACACGGATTTGGGGATGAACATAGGAGAGAGTTTGACACAGATCACGAGCTTATAGTTGAGATCTCCtagcttgagttgatttcttgaGCTTCGTATTCATCTCTTTTTAAGCATGAACACTTCTCCAAATCCTCTATCCATTCCTTGCTCATGGTCTGATCTCCTTTCTTGCTCTTTCTTGGCTAtagagagggaggagaggagagcagTGAAGTGGGTGAGAGGGGTTGGTCCTAGTGACTTGGGACTCTCACGCGTTGATAAGTGGTTCCAAGGAGGGTGAGAGGAGGACAACACAACATTTGCATGTTGCAGAGTCGTTGGTGTCTTGACGGACAGTCCATTGGGGTCTCATTGACTCTAATACACTGACTGGTCAACATGGTTGACTGGTGACTATTGAACAGTCTGTGGGGGAGATCAGGGATAGTCCGTTGAAACACATAAGATCCTGATTGTCGAGTTTCTTGGATAGATCGACTTGGTGATGCCCCTTTCGTGGCACATCTTGTGATCCTTGGTGAGGTATTTGGCAGCTTGTTCTAAGTTTAATCCATCATGTGCTTTGTTTTCCCTGACTTGGTGAGAGTTGTTGGTGAGATTCCCATTCTCGATAACTTGGATTTGTGGGTAGTTGATCACCTTGAGATTGGTAGGGTTCCATTTAGGGTTCCCACACTTAGAGCCTGAGCATTAGTCTTGAAGATATTGATGTTAAACACTATGGGCAACCGCTAGGGTAGGGGTCAATAAAGATGCCTCGTAAGATTAGGCAGCTAGGGGTCACATCCTATCCAAACTTTGGGACCTAGAAGGCTTCCTCTGGGTTGCACTTGGATTATGGCTCAAGGGCTTAAGACAAAAAGCTCAACTCTGGCTCAAGGGTGTTCAACAAAGTTTTATTTGGGGCGACTTTTGGGTTGTGACAGTAACAATTCCTGAAGGTGGTCTGGATAGTCTCGAATTACATCCTCGTTGAGTTTCCCATAATTCTCAACAACACCCAAATCTTTTAAAACATTGCACCAAGCAGGGCGAGCGCTTCTATGAAGTGATGATCTATCATAGGAATTATGCTGACACCTTGCTATCATGGTTGTTGATGAAGGAGGAAGAATAGGAGGGGATGCATGGTCCTTACCCATTCTAGCTACGGTGGACAAATAAGATGTTGCCTTTACTGTTGGATCCTCTACTAGCTGGAGCTCATTTGCCTTGACCTTAGGCATAGAAAGGAAAGGGTCAACTTGAATGGTGATAAGCAAGATAGGATCCTTGATGAACTATATATCACGCATGTATCTAAGATAGTTTCCTCATCATCAGATGCATCCTGCACAAGAACCACATCCTTGACTTAGGTGAAGACCAGTAGCAACATATGATCTATCATTGGAACAGTGCCCGTCCCTGAGGGCGCCTAGATGGCCTACTCTAAGGGTGTCTTTTGGTGGATCTATGTGTCACACATCTTTATAGCCACCTCATTGGAGATAAGTCTGTCTCTCCATGAATTTCTGCAACAAAAAATCCTAGTTTACATGCCATTTTACAATAGAGTCTATGGTGTTCGCACGTGTATCCTCACACACCAAAGAGTCAGTAGACGTGCAAGCTAGAAGAGAATCGGAGACCGAAATTGTCAAAGAGAGCTAAACAGAAGAACATGGGCCAAAAAGCTCAACCATCATGGTATGTTCTCCACGAGGCTCTACGCACTCCAAATGTGTAGCCATACGTGCTAGCCACAACTTAATGGTAGAAGTCGTCTGCTTGAGGTGGCGCATCACTTCATCCAAATGAACTTTCTAGAGCTCTGATTGCAAGGAATCCACCAAAGGTGCGAGCATGGACTGGATGTTGAAAGTCATTGAAGTAGAGGAGAGGCGCAACAACAGTGTAGACAAACAATGTTGGTGTTATTGTCACACACACCGATAGGTCATGATGCCGATGACATATTACAAAGATCTTGCGATGAAGACCCTGCCATAGTGATGTTTGGTGGAGACATGTCCATGATGTTAGCTCAACTTTGAGTTTGCTAAGGGCGTTGAGGTTGAGGTTGCACGAAAGAGGAGTGAGCTCGTGGGAATGAAGATATGCATCTAAAGAGACAATCCCTCTCATGATGCGTAGGACAACGACATCGAATGCAAAATAAAAGTCTCGACATGAGTTGACATGTTGGTCACGTGCAAGACAATGATAACGACCTGAGTCATATGCAAGGCAATAATGACACCTGACTCGAGCTTATCTCTTTATAAGGCCAAACTACGCTATGACTTCAACATGTGCAGTGGCGGAGATGGTCGATCCACACGGAGCACAGATTGGTGAAGGTGGGAGCGATCTCTTGGGCCAAACTTGATTGTGGACAACACAATTTCAACACCATTTTATTGTGGATCCGGTGGGACTAATTTAATGTTGCATGTGTTGGTTTGTTTTTATAACTTGAATTAAATTAGAGAAATTTGATTtacaacaaaacaaaaaaaatctacAGTTTGTAATAAAATACAAAGGGAGCATATTCTTTTTTTGCAAAATCTAGAGCTTCATTAACTCACATCTGTTGACTTCAGTCTTCACTCTTCATTGTGCCTTCCACTTAGCAAGGCCGCATGGGAGAAGTTAGGAGGACTAGTGCTAGCATGACACGAGCCAATtttcgtcctgttcgtttgggctggtttggctgataagctagggttgaaagtattgttggctagtttgatataagagaaaaatactattcgatGATTGATACactatgacttataagccaaatacgaccaaacgaacatggTGTTTGTTATTTTGAGCTCACGTGTTTCTTCCCCCCTTGTCGTGCATGGCCGCCAATGAGCGGCGCCACGAGGAGGCGGCCCAAGCTCTCAGAGCTATCTGTTGCCTTCACCACCTCATCTCACCTCCCAGTCCTAGGCCACCGCCGCCGTGCCCTTCGCGTTCTCACGGTTTCGTGGACCCGCAGTCAGGCATTCCACACAACGTGCTGAACCCCACCGGTCGGTGAGCGAATCCGTGGGCCCGGTATTTGCCACAAAAACAAACTGCGGGAGCTTTAAGGGCctttttggcacggcttatgccggcttcggcttcatctattttgcgcaaatcgagacactgtagcgtgaagccatTTTATAAGCCAAGATTAAAATAAACTAGAAATCGAAAAAAAATCAGTTTTTCTAgtttcaccggctttggcttcaccgatgAAGCCGGATGAGCCGTCCCTAAGGCTATCCGCACCCGGGACCTGGGAACGGACCTCGCCTGCAAATATGGCGGTGGAGGAGCTGCACCGCGCGCCGCTATGGGGTACACCAAATCTCCATTCGCTACAGGAGACCAGGACAGGCAGAGGTTCCACACCGCGCCGGTATCCGCTTTCGGGGCGGGCCCCACGCCTATATCCGCAGCAGCGACGGGCTGCGGCATGATTTGGGGGGCCGTATACAGGCCTTCCGGCGGCAGCTGCCCGTTCCTAACCTGTAAAAGAAGTGCTGACGGTGGGCCATGCTGCTTTGCCGGTTGGCTCGGCGTAGGCGCGGTGCGGTCAGCCTAACGGCCTAACTCTCGAAAAGCCGCGAGCCTTCGTTCGTCCCCGTCGACGTCGCGTTTGCCCCTTTTTTTTTCCCATTCCTCGATCCCCTCCGCGTCTTCCTCCACCACACCACCGCTACCGGCTTCCCTCGTCGCCGCCCGCGTTCCCACTCCCAAGGCTTGTCCCCGTGGCGTCTCGCCACAGCCGCCGCTGATGCAACTCGCCTCCCGCCCCCCTCCTCCGTCGCATCTCCCTCGCCGGGGCGCCGCGCCCGCCCCCCCCACCCcgttcctcctcgtcctccggaGGCGCCAGCGGAGGcggcgccaccaccaccgcccgtACCGCCTCGCCGTCCCCCGCGCCTCTCTCTCGGACCTCCTCGCCAGCCTCCCCTCGTCCCTCGCGCTCGTAGGCCCCGCCGCGGTCGCGGCCTACTTGTCCTcctggtcctcctcctcgtcccagACCAGCCTCCCGCCGCCGTCCCAGGAACCCGAGGACTACGACGTGTGCGGGGATGTCGCGGGCGAGTGGGTTCTCTTCACCAGCCCGACGCCATTCAACCGCTGCGTGCTGCTGCGTTGCCCGTCCGTGTCCTTCGAGGACGGCGGCGTCAACGAGCGCCTGCTCACCGAGGAGCGGCACTACGTGAACCTGAGCAGGGGCTGCGTCCCCGTGGTGCGCGGCGGGGACGGTGCCTGCGATATGTCGTACCAGAGGATTTGCATCGCCCTGGAGGACGGTGGGGTGATCGCACTCGATTGGCCTGATAATTTGGACTTGGACAAAGAGCATGGGCTGGATTCCACGGTGCTTATAGTGCCTGGCACGCACGAGGGGAGCATGGAGAGCAGCATCAAGGTGTTCGTGTTGGATGCGCTGAAGAATGGATACTTTCCTATTGTAATGAACCCCAGAGGGTGCGGCGGCTCCCCAGTCACTACCCCAAGGTGAAAGTCTTCTACTCATTTGGGATGCTTATTTGTTGCCCACTTAATTTGAGGGCGTTAAGAGTAAATTTTATCTATCACAAGGAGCTCCTTACTTACCAGAACTAGAAACTTGCAGTCACTTTTAGGTGCTCACTGCTTGTTGTATAGGAATTCACTTTAACATCTCAATATGTGTTCATTGCTTGATTTGCATTACCTAAATTGTGATTGTTCGCCCTCAATGCCAGGCGTTACTAATATATATGTTCAgtttaaaactttaaactaacTATGCCACATATATGCTATTATAACTTCTGTCCATTATGAAGACGTCTTAAATAAAGTTCAGACGAAATATTGCTTGTTCAACCGTGATTGCTTTAATGcaacaaaaaaagtaattggaaaAGTCCACTGTACAGATTGATGCCAATGGAGTACCATGAGTCCATGACTAGTTCAGATAATGTCATCAACCACAAGTGTTAGCTTATTGTTATTCTACTGACCCATTACTAATCATTTTGCATGTTTCTGACACTGAAAATTCTTACAACATGGGAACACCATGGATCCATTATTGTCAGTCATGCACTCCAAAACTGTTGCATTAATGCACCCATCATATTATttactccgttccaaattataggtcaATTTAGCTttttcttaagtcaaacttttctaattttgacaaaattttagaaaatatattaacatctacaagttCAGATAAATGCAATACCAACTACCAAACATATTTCATGGAGGATGAAACAAGCTTGATGTTGTAGATGTTGATGCatctttctataaacttggtcaaagataAGTTTGACTTAGGAAAAAACTAAAGTGACCTCTAATTTGGAACCTATGTAGTACTTCGTTGCATTTGTGTACCTTTTGATGTTTGTACATAAGTTTTGAGGTGTGGCAGTGATGGATATCTGTTCGAAATTGTAGGGCTTCTAAACTACCTGCTTATGTAGGTTATTTACAGCAGCTGACAGTGATGATATCTGCACAGCAGTACAGTTTATAAACAGCAAGAGACCTTGGACAACACTAATGGGTGTTGGATGGGGCTATGGGGCAAATATGCTTACAAAGTACCTCGTGGAAGTTGGAGAGTCTACTCCTCTTACTGCTGCTGTTTGTATTGACAACCCTTTTGATCTAGAAGAAGCAACGAGATCATTTCCTCATCATATAGCTCTTGATGAAAAGCTCACAACTGGCTTGGTTGATATTCTGCGTGCTAATAAGGTTTGATCCCCACTGCTCTCCAAGAAAAAATGTAACCCCTCTGCTATGTATGTCATGTGTTCATATGCTGACAATGTCACATGTCGGCATGTGCATATATCAGTCCACAGAACTAGCAATAGGTCATTGTAGGAAGTAGCTGTACTAGTGTGGTAGTGCCTCACTGAAGCTTAGGATCTGTATAAGTTGAGCTACTCTACCAACCAGTTGCTCTTGTGATCTCTATAATTCATGGCATTGTCACAAGTATTTTTAGCCTTTTCCCTGTAAGTGCAGTACCAAACAACTGATGATGTATTCTTTCAGGAACTCTTTCAAGGTAAAGCTAAAAATTTCAATGTTCAAAAGGCTTTGTCAGCCAGTTGTTTGAGGGACTTCGATGGAGCTATATCCATGGTTTCACATGGGTTCGATACTCTTCATGATTTCTATGCTGAAATTAGCACAAGGCTGTCAGTTGCCCATGTGAAAATACCTCTACTTTTTATACAGGTATAGTTTTCAACAATATAAGCAATACTAGAGCTTAGCTAACTTGTTATTTGCATATTGTAGTAATTCCATTGTCTGGATATCAAAAGTTAATGAGCGTTAACGTCATTCTGAAATTTATTGCATGCATTGTGAACAGCATCTTTCTATTATCTAATTTGAATATATGCTGTACTGCAGAGTGATGATGGGACTGTGCCGCTTCTTGCAGTGCCCCGCAGTTCAATATCAGAAAATCCTTTCACAAGCCTTCTCCTTTGTTCTGGTGTACACTCCACTATCTTCACGTTTCAGAGATACGCTGTGTTATGGTGCCAGAATCTTGCCTTAGAGGTAAAATATTTTTCTATTTATTTTCTCTAGGACCCTGCTGGAAGCATTCTTATACCACTTCAAGCATTAGACATGTATATTTTCATTTTCTTAACAAGATTTCTTCACAGAAACACCAGTAACTGATTTGTAGAAGTATTCCTTCTAAAAATAGATGATTTGTTCAAGAACCAGTAGCATACAGAAGATTGATGTACACCTACGACCtcattttttttttgctctgTTAGATGTTATAGCATGCATGACCACTGGAAACAAAAATACTCAACATTGTCACTTGCAGTGTCCCATGGATTTAATATTTTATCGATCTCGCATGTATGTGCTTCTTCCATTATGTGTATTTTAAGCTAGTGTACTAAATTCAAAATTATTACTTGTTATTTGCATTTATTATATGCAGTGGTTATCAGCGGTCGAGTTTGCTCTTCTAAAGGGTCGGCATCCACTTATCAAAGATGTGGACATCACAATTAACCCGTCCAAAGGTCTAGCATTTGTTGAACCTCAAGTGAATGAGAGGAAACCTCGAAAAGGAAATAGTTTTCGTCAGCATTCTGAACTTATTTTGTATAATAATGTTCCTCATGGAATAAATGGACTGCTAGTTGATTCTGCAAAAAAGTACTCTGATGCTCAAAACAAAGAAGATGGGCAGCTGGAAAATAATGGTGACATTGGAACTGTAGACAAAGATCTGGAAGAAGAGTTAGAAGAGAGTTCTGAAGATGTTGAGAAAGGTCAGGTACTACAATCAGCAAGTCTCGTGATGAATATGCTAGATGCTACAATGCCTGGTACTCTCAATGATGATCAGAAGAAGAAGGTATGCAGGCATATTAAATTGGCAAAATTGGTTCTACAGCACCAAAGGTCCTGACTTAAGCAAACTAGCAGCGAATGGTTTCGGCACACTTCAATAGTACCAAAGTTCAAACGTTAATTTCTTTTAGCACTTTGTCAACCACTAGTACCGTTTTCacaatttttctttttttaattcaCAATGAGCAGTACCAGAATGTCCACGATCCTTTTCTGCTACTGCTATTTTTCCTATTTCTCATTCTGCTCATGTCTGCTGACAGACAATGAGACAAAGGTGACTGAGCAGCTCTTCCGTGCCAGGCCCATGCCTCCTGTAGGTCACCAAGCAGCTTGCTTTCTCTTTCACGGGATCCCTGGTGGCCTTCTGCTGGGGTGGCACTGCCTGCCCAGGCGCCCAGCAGGTAGTGTGGCCTGCAGAGGAAGTTGCACCGCCTCCCTTGCCCTCCTTCCCTCCCTGTCATCCAGCAGGCCCTGTGGTCCACAGGCAGGTGTCTGATTGGTTGGTCGGTGACGATGGCTACAAGGTCTCGCAGTATGTGTACTGTTCAGTTGTGTGTACTGTTCAATTGGGCATGGGACTGAGGCGTCGGTAACAAGCAATGCCTTGTTAGGACTAGCCTTgtgggtattttcgacttttcgtCATGGATTACCGCAGTGGATGGAAAAAGTTAGGTGTGCTAGAAATCTGAACATTGGAAACTTTAGGTGTGCTGAAGTCAGGAACTTTGggtactatagaacatgtatatCAAGCTGCTTACAAGTTACTTTTTTGTTTCTTGTTATAAGGTTCTGGTAGCTGTGGAGCAAGGGGAGACTCTTGCGAAAGCTCTAGAAGAAGCTGTTCCTGAAGATGTGCGAGGAAAACTTACAGCTTCTGTAACTGAAATTTTAAATTCCAAACGAGAGACTCTCAGTTTAGATGCATTGAATCGACTTGGCTGGAACAATGTAAGATCAACCACCACCAAGGCATTGGCCCAGGAAAAGCTCAAAGATTCTGGTCATGAAAGTGGGCTTAAGGATGCTAAGATGGCTGATCAGAACAGGATTTCTGCAACAGCTTCTGAGGGGGATTGGAAAGACATTAATATGAAAAATGATGATAAACCTGGAGAAAGCATCGAATCATCAGAAGGAAAGCCTTCTCAAACTTCTGAACCTGTTGGAACTGCGACAGAAATTGGAAGTGAACAACCTTATAAATCAGATAAAGCTAACTATGGAACCAATGATAATAGTGAAGGGCAGCATATAACCCAACAGGACAATGGAACAACTCCAATGCAAGTTTCTGATGATCAGTCAGTGGCCAACTCTAATGGGGCTTCTAAAGAAGGGGAGCAATCAGCAGATGCTACAACAGACCAGAATCTACAATCTAACGCAACAGAAAAGGAAGGTGACACAATTCACACAGGTGAAGATAAGGCTGCTCATAATGTGAATGATCAAAGCACGCAAGTCTCTAAAGCAGAAGGATCGAAACCTTCGCCCATTACTGTGACCCAGGCATTAGATGCATTAACTGGGTTTGATGACTCGACTCAAATGGCTGTCAATAGTGTATTTGGAGTTCTTGAAAATATGATTGATCAGTTTCAGAAACAACAGGATTCTGAGAATGCTGAAAATTCTGATGGAAATGATGATGGCACTTCTGTGGATGAGACAGAATCTCATGTAAAGGAGAATACAGAGAAAGCGTCAAGTGGAGAAGAAATAAACCAATCATCTAAACAACCAGAAGGTAGCAGTCCTGGAAAAAGTGATGCAATCATGTCCAAAGATGATTGTGCTTTTGGTGAGGGAAATCCCAATTTAAGCATTGTTTCATCTGGTAGGGAAAAAATGAGATATTACCAAGGAAACAAAGTTGGTGATCGTGTGGATGCTGATGGTATCAAGCAGGTCAATGGCTTGCCTGACTATTTATTAGATATAGCTGTCAACTCTTACTTGAAGGCGCAGTATGCAATGTACCTTCATGAATTTCTTTACACACAATTGCAACTCAAAATACAGGAGTCTAATTCGGCAactgatctttttcttgatccaCAAGAGGGTAAATGGAAAATTGCAGAC belongs to Miscanthus floridulus cultivar M001 chromosome 4, ASM1932011v1, whole genome shotgun sequence and includes:
- the LOC136549877 gene encoding uncharacterized protein isoform X3, whose amino-acid sequence is MGVGWGYGANMLTKYLVEVGESTPLTAAVCIDNPFDLEEATRSFPHHIALDEKLTTGLVDILRANKELFQGKAKNFNVQKALSASCLRDFDGAISMVSHGFDTLHDFYAEISTRLSVAHVKIPLLFIQSDDGTVPLLAVPRSSISENPFTSLLLCSGVHSTIFTFQRYAVLWCQNLALEWLSAVEFALLKGRHPLIKDVDITINPSKGLAFVEPQVNERKPRKGNSFRQHSELILYNNVPHGINGLLVDSAKKYSDAQNKEDGQLENNGDIGTVDKDLEEELEESSEDVEKGQVLQSASLVMNMLDATMPGTLNDDQKKKVLVAVEQGETLAKALEEAVPEDVRGKLTASVTEILNSKRETLSLDALNRLGWNNVRSTTTKALAQEKLKDSGHESGLKDAKMADQNRISATASEGDWKDINMKNDDKPGESIESSEGKPSQTSEPVGTATEIGSEQPYKSDKANYGTNDNSEGQHITQQDNGTTPMQVSDDQSVANSNGASKEGEQSADATTDQNLQSNATEKEGDTIHTGEDKAAHNVNDQSTQVSKAEGSKPSPITVTQALDALTGFDDSTQMAVNSVFGVLENMIDQFQKQQDSENAENSDGNDDGTSVDETESHVKENTEKASSGEEINQSSKQPEGSSPGKSDAIMSKDDCAFGEGNPNLSIVSSGREKMRYYQGNKVGDRVDADGIKQVNGLPDYLLDIAVNSYLKAQYAMYLHEFLYTQLQLKIQESNSATDLFLDPQEGKWKIADQMYNAQNDISESSQDSSKMDKAVQPPYFIPRKIPDFTYKSNKWNNTVATRSIPGNDLREALTCFVRDELSSALKMEVGRKIGITDTKQLERSLANDVEQIAAEVSKTVVLDCEFYSVTRGQRSPTTVKFGSIHGTNVVEAVSTAVQKSQHLRNILPVGVIVGVTLACLRNCFHFGVSKHGDHTKATMKSDILGEEVIVQDSSKENVQDSGKANTNDNNIEKTSGDNQQMTKSQGQDMIVGAVTAALGASALVAHNQKNKDENCEDFVEIESAKHEETAQEKSQNSLMSSFAEKAMSVAGPVVPTKGDGEVDHERLVAVLAELGQKGGILRFVGKIALLWGGIRGAMSLTDRLISFLRISEQPLFQRIMGFSLMVLILWSPVVIPLLPTLVQSWTISASTGIIGYACIVGLYVSIMILVMLWGKRIRGYEDPVEQYGMNIWSASRLWEFFQGLAGGVTVVGLVHSIGILLGFATFRTGFSSSLARPLDLIKSSSNVFLLALRGLATATSIAVVEEMVFRSWLPEEIAVDLGYYNAIMISGLVFSLIHRSLPSVPGFLLLSLVLFGLKQRTKGKLAAPIGLRSGIMTASYLIQSSGVLTPKPETPFWMIGTYHLHPFDGVIGLSICSLLAIFFFPQKPVQKDTSV